One stretch of Clavibacter californiensis DNA includes these proteins:
- a CDS encoding TerC family protein, whose product MNITTTTWLITIAVTIAFFVYEFFTHVRKPHEPTIGESARWSAFYIGLALIFGVGIGFTSGWGYGGEYFAGYLTEKALSIDNLFVFLLIMTGFAVPRKYQQKVLMIGIVIALIMRAGFIALGAALIENFSWVFYIFGALLFVLAYQQLKGDHGGNAADNMFVRIARRILPVHDEFVGDRFTTKIDGKRFVTPLLLCVIAIGFVDLVFALDSIPAIYGLTNEAYIVFTANAFALMGLRQLYFLIGGLLERLVYLSQGLAVILAFIGAKLVLHAMHVNELPFINGGEPMLWAPEIPIWFSLLFIGATITVATVASLAKTRGDKQKEDRASVDGESVTRATEEKH is encoded by the coding sequence GTGAACATCACCACGACCACCTGGCTCATCACGATCGCGGTCACCATCGCGTTCTTCGTCTACGAGTTCTTCACCCACGTGCGCAAGCCGCACGAGCCCACCATCGGCGAGTCCGCCCGCTGGTCGGCCTTCTACATCGGCCTCGCGCTGATCTTCGGCGTCGGCATCGGCTTCACGAGCGGCTGGGGCTACGGCGGCGAGTACTTCGCCGGCTACCTCACCGAGAAGGCCCTGTCGATCGACAACCTGTTCGTGTTCCTGCTGATCATGACCGGGTTCGCCGTGCCGCGGAAGTACCAGCAGAAGGTGCTGATGATCGGCATCGTCATCGCGCTGATCATGCGGGCCGGCTTCATCGCGCTGGGCGCCGCGCTCATCGAGAACTTCTCCTGGGTCTTCTACATCTTCGGCGCGCTGCTGTTCGTGCTCGCGTACCAGCAGCTGAAGGGCGACCACGGCGGCAACGCGGCGGACAACATGTTCGTACGCATCGCCCGCCGGATCCTCCCCGTCCACGACGAGTTCGTCGGCGACCGCTTCACCACGAAGATCGACGGCAAGCGCTTCGTCACCCCGCTGCTGCTCTGCGTCATCGCGATCGGCTTCGTCGACCTGGTGTTCGCGCTCGACTCGATCCCCGCCATCTACGGCCTCACGAACGAGGCGTACATCGTGTTCACCGCGAACGCCTTCGCGCTGATGGGCCTCCGCCAGCTGTACTTCCTCATCGGCGGCCTGCTCGAGCGCCTCGTCTACCTGTCGCAGGGCCTCGCGGTGATCCTCGCGTTCATCGGCGCGAAGCTCGTGCTGCACGCGATGCACGTCAACGAGCTGCCCTTCATCAACGGCGGCGAGCCGATGCTGTGGGCGCCCGAGATCCCGATCTGGTTCTCGCTCCTGTTCATCGGCGCGACCATCACGGTCGCCACCGTCGCGAGCCTCGCGAAGACCCGCGGCGACAAGCAGAAGGAGGACCGCGCGAGCGTCGACGGCGAGAGCGTCACCCGCGCGACGGAGGAGAAGCACTAG